In the genome of Lactuca sativa cultivar Salinas chromosome 3, Lsat_Salinas_v11, whole genome shotgun sequence, the window ATAAAAGAGCGGTGCGTGACGGTTTGATTCTCCATATATCCGAATCTTGGCTCGATGAGCGAATGCAAACAAATCAAGAAAAAACTACGAAAAAAAACTCGGTAGTTGAAAAGTTAAGTTCAGAAATCGAAACTTTCCTTGATGCGAAACGAAACGGTGCACGGGGGTCGGGATCGGCAGTGGGACCCACGGCTCGAAGGCGGCATTCGCTTGAGTCGATCGCGTTGAATTTGGCGGCTAGTGCTCCTcctgatgatggtgatgatggttcTTCAGATGGTGGTGATTCACCTTGTTTTGAGCTCGATAAACCGGTTGCCCGTGGGAAGGGCGAAATCGTAAATTCAACTATGAAACCGGATCACGGTAAGAAGAAACTTGCGACCCAAGTAACCGGAAAGGGTCGTGATTCTTCTAGCTTGCAGGTGAAGTTTGAAGAACAAATGGCTCAGGCGATATTAGGTCAAGAAGAGACAAAAATAAAAACCGAAGAGGAAAACCATGTAGAAATAACCGAAGAGGTAGGTTTGAACTCGAAATACTTGGATAGTTTACTAAAAAATCACTATTTGCAAACGGGAAATGACTTAGATGCCCCTGGTAGTAAACCCGTATGGGAAAGTCATCCAAGTCCCGTTCGAGGATGGACCACGAAGCTACCCATAGAAGATCTTGAGATTTCCgagtcaaagtcaaaagtcacaCCCGAGTCAAAGGACCAAACAAGCTTAAAGTCAAAGCTACTCGAAGCACGAACGCGGGGTCAAAGATCAGGCACTCGGGTTAAATCTAACAAGATCTCATTCTAAACGTATtatttgtttctttttctttcttcgtGTGCATAATCTACATATCATTGTAACATGTTTTTCCAGTTTTCAATACCATAATATGCTTATATTCCTTACAAAATTGTCAAAACAATCAAATAAACAAAGATTTATGAACATTAAGCGATCTTGAAAATATACGAGACTACGCCTTGTTTTGGATTGGATTTGATTATTGTCATTGTTCTTTCATCCAAATCAATCACAGCCGTACATAAGGTGTAAAGGGTTGGACCTAAAAACATGCATGCAATTAGAAAACAAGAACATAGAATTTTCATTTTATGCATTGAAACATGTTTAAATGTTGTACCTTGCATATAGATAGGATACTCTTGATCACCCGAGTCTCCAAGGAGTGAAAGAAGGTCAACCTTTGACTTTTTGGGAAGCAAAGCTGCTCGGTTTTGTCTGCTTATTGAGTTCTGATCGTGTACCTGGTTTACTTGAAGATGAATGTACATATTGGCATGGAAGAAAGGGGTTGACCCGATTTCATGAACTGAAATTCGTTGACTTGATGCAGTCTCAACGTTCAGGATCTTTCTTAAGTTTACATCTAACAAATTATAGCTGTGTCCGATTGAAACTTGTGATGAACGAATCCTCTGTCAAAAAGCCTTGATATAGTCAAAACACACCAGAAAAAAGTTAACTTGATCTAAAGAAACCTGAAACTTACACTAATTGCATCATCGATGCTTGTAGCTTCAAGAAGGTCTCTAGAAATGAAGTTCCGGCCAATCCCACCTGCTACAATCTCTGAATCGGTTGGTGGTACTGAGTTTAGTGTAAATGCCTACACAAAAAGTGCCATTTTTATCAGCTTTGAATCCATGTTTTTGCGTTTGTGACAATGTATAAGTGAGAGGGTGAGTAATTCAGTACCAGACCATGGTTATTGAAACCAAATGCGCAGCTTGGGAGCTCGCCTGCGTATGTGTAAGCTGTGTAAGATAATCCATTAGATAGTGTTGCTTTAATCAGATATCTGCAATGGTCATAAAATTGGGGATCGATAATCGAGCAAAAGATGAACAGTTACAAGGATTTATAGAGTTTGAGGTTACGTATGGCCGACAAGAGCGACATTAGCATCTTCGTTATGAGCTGCAACAGCCATTGTATCACTAACAACAAGAATATCTGAACAGTCATCAATCGTCTCTTCATCTTCAATTTTTTCTGACTTTGGGATGAACGGGAGAATCTCTTTCCGGAAGTTTAAAATCATAATCTGACACACGCAACATAATCGCTCGTTTTGTAATCGGAATTGGGGAAATTGAAAATGTATTAGATGAATCTGCGTACATGAAGAAAAGGGACTCCAGATCCATTTGCGATTCCTCGCATTTCATTCCAGTAATCTGGGAACTTGGTGGAATTGTTGTGGGAGAGAGAATGGAGTAGGGACTGTGCTTGTGGGGTTTGAGAGAAAGGGAGAAGTTGGTGGTTGAATATGGAGTCCGTGGAGAGTCTGCTTCTTATGAGGTTGGAGAAATGGTTGCCAATGGAGAAACCCATTTGGTAGGAATCTTCACAGGGACCGAATTCATAAATCTCCAAGCTCTTCTCGGCTTCCATGGCTGTTCCTGACCTTATCTTTATTTAATACACAATGGCAACATAATCTGATAATCGCCCCTTTAGAAAAAGTATATGCCTGAGTTTGAGTGAATTGCAAAAATCATCCCCTCACCTTTCTCTTCAAGCGTTTACTTTTATTTTTGTGAGGACCGGTTTTCCAAGTATGCCCATAAACAAGCCTATTAAAATCTAGAGGCCCAACATTTTATTAGCCTTTTAATTTGCGCAGGTTTACTTTTTAGCTCAAATGGTATTAGGTTATGAATCAACGAAAGAAAGCAACAACACAAGCACGAATCTGAAAATTTTGGGAAAAAATAACGCTTAGGTTCCTTCAATATCGCAAACAGTGATTATGATTTAAACATGTGAATAATTTAATGATGTCGGGAAATAACGAATCGTCGAGCTCCTTGGTAACAGTTTCTTTCTTTCGTTCTTTGCTTAAAATCAGAAAAGTCATCTATATGAAACCCTTCGATCTTTGAACAACATTAGACGACTTTAAGAAGTATTGAGTTcttgtttctttcttttttacTTCTTTCTTCATAAATCTTCAATAATCTTCGAAATTAGACTCGAATCAAAAGCCTTCAATCATCAACAAAAGATGTTGAAAATCAGAATTCAGGTCTTATGGAGTAGGGAAGAAAATCTAAATGATACATATATGATATTGCTTAGAGGTTCTATGATAATAATTAATGTTTCTTTTTTCTtgagatttttttataaaaataaattaagatTTGAAAACCAAAATGTATTCTCATAAATATCACCTCAAATTTTCAGtaaatttgtttttcattttcattCATTCGTTATGATTTCTATTTTCTTGATATCATAAGTAAAATATGTCAATCCATCTTTTAGATTTCCAAGTTTCTAATTCTCAAATTGTTTGAagtttcaaaaatcaaaatgtaaattactatatttctaatttttaaatttttttattagaaGAAAACGAGACTTTCTCTCTACTGATAATGTAATATAACATCATGATTTTTTTAATGACTTGTTTCTGATTTTTAGCAAGT includes:
- the LOC111886529 gene encoding uncharacterized protein LOC111886529, translating into MEAEKSLEIYEFGPCEDSYQMGFSIGNHFSNLIRSRLSTDSIFNHQLLPFSQTPQAQSLLHSLSHNNSTKFPDYWNEMRGIANGSGVPFLHIMILNFRKEILPFIPKSEKIEDEETIDDCSDILVVSDTMAVAAHNEDANVALVGHTYLIKATLSNGLSYTAYTYAGELPSCAFGFNNHGLAFTLNSVPPTDSEIVAGGIGRNFISRDLLEATSIDDAISRIRSSQVSIGHSYNLLDVNLRKILNVETASSQRISVHEIGSTPFFHANMYIHLQVNQVHDQNSISRQNRAALLPKKSKVDLLSLLGDSGDQEYPIYMQGPTLYTLCTAVIDLDERTMTIIKSNPKQGVVSYIFKIA